A region from the Planctomycetota bacterium genome encodes:
- a CDS encoding DUF3299 domain-containing protein translates to MRRIVLMFGVWAAGCGRAPEPEVPALPLMELGAFEYKDRMTLPESVTRWNGRRVRATGFMNPTSQARGLKTFLLVKDRASCCFGRRPQINHYVEVRLKPGRTADYTTDPVTVEGRFLVEDRWDGDWQLGLYWMDEAEVVR, encoded by the coding sequence ATGCGGCGGATCGTTCTGATGTTCGGGGTGTGGGCGGCCGGGTGCGGGCGGGCGCCCGAGCCGGAGGTTCCGGCTCTCCCGCTGATGGAGCTGGGGGCCTTCGAATACAAGGACCGCATGACGCTTCCGGAGTCGGTGACACGGTGGAACGGCCGGAGGGTGAGGGCCACCGGCTTTATGAACCCCACGTCGCAGGCGCGGGGTCTGAAGACGTTTCTTCTCGTCAAGGACCGGGCCAGCTGCTGTTTCGGCCGCCGCCCGCAGATCAACCATTATGTCGAGGTGCGCCTCAAGCCCGGCCGGACGGCCGACTACACGACCGATCCCGTGACGGTCGAGGGGCGTTTTCTCGTGGAGGACCGCTGGGACGGGGACTGGCAGCTGGGGCTTTACTGGATGGACGAGGCGGAGGTGGTGCGGTGA
- a CDS encoding HEAT repeat domain-containing protein encodes MLALAAALAVQDAGRIAQEVEYANSKDRPQLQAQAVRRLLERGGPAVAEALVEFVRRNGRNALSLACTEALGELKDPRIAALLRELAADPDFYWRPAAMKALAEHADPADRELFRRGLGDRLWGCRVGAIRGVERLGDRASMERLRELLGDEVYDVRAQAARSLYAMGDPSGLPVLVEALRADAVWFDIDYGQIAREDAWNFLKKAAGDDFGYKPWDPPDRRAAGLAKFEAWVARTYPDWRERVPEKARARADRVEYVFGYELRSCQKGDFFFRIDASGNFVVGYFTLEKAPLSAEERRAFEEALEKVRRVDRSIPYGQGGCDFEQYYLREGNRFEKLWVGTGGRPAAAEPFIEVVGRIVRAKFGERAGKDFEERAALFRGGRDE; translated from the coding sequence ATGCTCGCGCTGGCGGCGGCGCTGGCCGTTCAGGACGCGGGGCGGATCGCGCAGGAGGTGGAGTACGCCAACTCCAAGGACCGGCCGCAGCTTCAGGCGCAGGCGGTGCGCCGCCTTCTGGAGCGCGGCGGTCCCGCGGTGGCGGAGGCGCTCGTGGAGTTCGTGCGCCGGAACGGCCGGAACGCGCTTTCCCTGGCGTGCACGGAGGCCCTGGGGGAGCTCAAGGACCCGCGGATCGCGGCGCTTCTGCGGGAGCTGGCGGCGGATCCCGATTTTTACTGGAGGCCGGCCGCGATGAAGGCGCTGGCCGAGCACGCGGACCCGGCCGACCGGGAGCTTTTTCGCCGGGGGCTCGGCGACCGGCTGTGGGGGTGCCGGGTGGGGGCGATCCGCGGAGTGGAGCGTCTGGGGGATCGCGCGTCGATGGAGCGCCTGCGGGAGCTTCTCGGGGACGAGGTGTACGATGTCCGGGCGCAGGCCGCCCGGTCGCTGTACGCGATGGGAGATCCTTCGGGCCTTCCGGTGCTGGTCGAGGCGCTGCGGGCGGACGCGGTCTGGTTCGACATCGATTACGGCCAGATCGCGCGGGAGGATGCCTGGAACTTCCTCAAGAAGGCGGCGGGGGACGATTTCGGCTACAAGCCCTGGGATCCGCCCGACCGGCGGGCGGCGGGGCTGGCGAAGTTCGAGGCGTGGGTGGCGCGGACGTATCCGGACTGGCGGGAGCGGGTGCCGGAGAAGGCGCGCGCGCGGGCGGACCGGGTGGAGTACGTCTTCGGCTACGAGCTGCGGTCGTGCCAGAAAGGGGACTTTTTCTTCCGGATCGACGCGTCGGGGAACTTCGTTGTGGGGTATTTCACGCTCGAAAAGGCTCCGCTTTCGGCCGAAGAGCGCCGGGCGTTCGAGGAGGCGCTGGAGAAGGTCCGGCGGGTGGACCGGTCGATTCCGTACGGGCAGGGGGGCTGCGATTTCGAGCAGTACTACCTGCGGGAGGGGAACCGTTTCGAGAAGCTCTGGGTGGGCACGGGGGGCAGGCCCGCGGCGGCGGAGCCCTTCATCGAAGTCGTGGGGCGCATCGTGCGGGCGAAGTTCGGGGAGCGGGCGGGGAAGGATTTCGAGGAACGGGCGGCGCTTTTCCGGGGCGGGCGGGACGAGTAA
- a CDS encoding ABC transporter permease: MHLGTLVWRNLSRRGLSTTLTASSVALGVSVVVAVLALHARGGEAFRQSAFGCDLVVGGKGSAVQLVLNSLFHLDRSPGNLAWDRYRELAAHRGVAWAVPIAVGDSYRGFRVVGTTDRFFRDFRPRPDRAFEIEGRVFRFDPARLERTMAGEPGDGPFEAVVGAAAARRAGLGLGARFRVAHGVEGEGEEHGETWTVVGVLRPTGTPHDRAIFINLDSFYATEGHEARPEISAALVKAKSEGTAYQLEHDLNRRPEVVAAAPGRVVGELLELVGKVDLLLLAVAGLVVVVAAGSILVSLYASMAERRRSIAILRALGAPRAAIFRLMIFESVTLCLLGGAGGILLGHLLAAAAGRALAAWAGVEMAAFGFLPEELGILGGVLVLGVLAGLLPAWAAYRMEVTEGLNPTS, encoded by the coding sequence ATGCATCTCGGGACCCTCGTCTGGCGCAATCTCTCCCGTCGGGGCCTGAGCACGACGCTGACGGCGTCCTCGGTGGCGCTGGGGGTGTCCGTCGTCGTGGCGGTCCTGGCGCTTCATGCCCGGGGCGGGGAGGCGTTCCGTCAGAGCGCCTTCGGATGCGACCTCGTCGTGGGCGGCAAGGGGAGCGCGGTCCAGCTTGTCCTCAATTCGCTCTTTCATCTCGATCGGTCGCCGGGGAATCTCGCGTGGGATCGATACCGGGAGCTGGCGGCGCACCGGGGCGTGGCCTGGGCGGTGCCGATCGCGGTGGGGGATTCCTATCGGGGATTCCGCGTGGTGGGGACCACGGACCGTTTCTTCAGGGATTTCCGGCCGCGGCCCGACCGGGCGTTCGAAATCGAGGGACGGGTGTTCCGGTTCGATCCGGCGCGTCTGGAGCGGACGATGGCGGGGGAGCCGGGGGACGGCCCTTTCGAGGCGGTGGTGGGGGCGGCGGCGGCGCGGCGGGCGGGGTTGGGGCTCGGGGCCCGGTTCCGGGTGGCCCATGGAGTGGAGGGCGAAGGGGAGGAGCACGGGGAGACGTGGACGGTAGTGGGGGTTCTGCGGCCGACGGGAACGCCCCACGATCGGGCGATCTTCATCAACCTCGACAGCTTCTACGCCACGGAGGGGCACGAGGCGCGGCCGGAGATCTCGGCGGCGCTCGTCAAGGCCAAGAGCGAGGGGACGGCCTATCAGCTGGAGCATGACCTCAACCGGCGGCCGGAGGTCGTGGCGGCGGCCCCCGGGCGGGTGGTGGGGGAGCTCCTGGAGCTGGTGGGCAAGGTGGACCTTCTTCTTCTGGCGGTGGCGGGGCTCGTGGTCGTGGTGGCGGCGGGGTCGATTCTGGTTTCGCTCTACGCTTCGATGGCGGAGCGGCGGCGTTCGATCGCGATCCTGAGGGCGCTGGGCGCGCCGCGGGCGGCGATTTTCCGCCTGATGATTTTCGAGTCCGTGACGCTGTGCCTGCTCGGCGGAGCGGGGGGGATTCTCCTGGGGCATCTCCTGGCGGCGGCGGCGGGACGGGCGCTGGCAGCCTGGGCGGGCGTCGAGATGGCGGCCTTCGGTTTTCTTCCGGAGGAGCTGGGGATCCTGGGGGGCGTTCTGGTTCTGGGCGTTCTGGCGGGGTTGCTCCCGGCGTGGGCGGCCTATCGCATGGAGGTGACGGAGGGGTTGAACCCGACGTCGTAG
- the cysD gene encoding sulfate adenylyltransferase subunit CysD, producing the protein MEKPEGVTSHHLTHLRQLEAESIHILREVVAEFERPVMLYSIGKDSSVMVRLAQKAFYPAKPPFPLLHIDTTWKFREMYEFRDRYIRKELGWDLLVYINEEGLRQGVNPFSVGSKKHTDVMKTEALRQALTKYRFDAAFGGARRDEEKSRAKERVYSFRDRHHRWDPKNQRPELWNLYNGRIDRGESIRVFPLSNWTELDVWMYIHLEKIPIVPLYFAKERPVVERDGTLIMVDDDRMPLAPGEKPQMRMVRFRTLGCYPLTGAIESRAQTLEEIIQEMLVTRHSERQGRVIDFDQAASMEQKKREGYF; encoded by the coding sequence TTGGAAAAGCCCGAAGGTGTGACGTCCCATCACCTGACCCACCTCCGGCAGCTCGAGGCCGAAAGCATCCACATCCTGCGGGAAGTGGTGGCCGAATTCGAGCGGCCGGTGATGCTTTATTCCATCGGCAAGGATTCCTCGGTCATGGTGCGCCTGGCCCAGAAGGCTTTTTATCCGGCCAAGCCGCCCTTTCCGCTGCTTCACATCGACACGACCTGGAAGTTCCGGGAGATGTACGAGTTCCGGGACCGTTACATCCGCAAGGAGCTGGGCTGGGATCTTCTGGTCTACATCAATGAAGAGGGGCTGCGGCAGGGGGTGAACCCCTTCTCGGTGGGGTCCAAGAAGCATACCGACGTCATGAAGACGGAGGCCCTCCGGCAGGCCCTGACGAAGTATCGTTTCGACGCGGCCTTCGGCGGGGCGCGCCGGGACGAGGAGAAGTCCCGCGCCAAGGAGCGCGTCTATTCGTTCCGGGACCGGCACCATCGCTGGGATCCGAAGAACCAGCGCCCCGAGCTCTGGAACCTGTACAACGGCCGCATCGACCGCGGCGAATCCATCCGCGTCTTTCCCCTGTCCAACTGGACGGAGCTGGACGTCTGGATGTACATCCACCTCGAGAAGATTCCCATCGTGCCTCTCTATTTCGCCAAGGAGCGTCCCGTGGTGGAGCGGGACGGAACGCTCATCATGGTGGACGACGACCGGATGCCCCTGGCTCCGGGCGAAAAGCCCCAGATGCGGATGGTCCGGTTCCGGACGCTCGGCTGCTATCCCCTGACGGGGGCGATCGAATCGCGGGCTCAGACGCTCGAGGAGATCATCCAGGAGATGCTTGTGACGCGTCATTCCGAACGGCAGGGGCGCGTGATCGACTTCGACCAGGCGGCCTCGATGGAGCAGAAGAAGCGGGAGGGGTATTTCTGA
- a CDS encoding ABC transporter ATP-binding protein codes for MIRLTGVKKGYGGRLVLEIPRLEIPAGAQRVITGTSGSGKTTLLNLIGGLAVPDAGEVEVAGQALHRMSEVERDRFRARHVGFVFQTFNLLPGFTALENVLLGMLFAGRPDRARAEASLERVGLGAERGRLPGELSVGQQQRVAIARAVVHRPQVLLADEPTGNLDPRTGDSIVELLKDVCREAGTTLVLVTHQPHVMERFKDVVDLSCISGPSSGAISPVGA; via the coding sequence ATGATCCGCCTGACGGGCGTGAAGAAGGGATACGGGGGACGCCTCGTTCTGGAGATTCCCCGCCTGGAAATCCCGGCGGGGGCCCAGCGCGTGATCACCGGGACGAGCGGTTCGGGGAAGACGACGCTCCTGAACCTGATCGGGGGGCTTGCGGTTCCCGACGCGGGAGAGGTCGAGGTCGCCGGCCAGGCGCTCCACCGGATGTCGGAGGTCGAACGGGACCGGTTCCGCGCCCGTCACGTAGGGTTCGTCTTTCAGACCTTCAACCTGCTGCCGGGATTCACGGCCCTGGAGAACGTGCTTCTGGGGATGCTGTTCGCCGGACGGCCGGACCGCGCGCGGGCCGAAGCGTCCCTGGAGCGCGTGGGGCTCGGGGCGGAACGCGGGCGCCTGCCGGGGGAGCTTTCCGTGGGCCAGCAGCAGCGGGTGGCCATCGCGCGCGCGGTCGTCCACCGGCCGCAGGTCCTCCTGGCCGACGAGCCGACGGGGAACCTCGATCCCCGGACGGGCGATTCGATCGTGGAGCTCCTCAAGGACGTCTGCCGGGAGGCGGGGACGACGCTGGTTCTCGTGACGCACCAGCCGCACGTCATGGAACGCTTTAAGGACGTGGTGGATCTCTCATGCATCTCGGGACCCTCGTCTGGCGCAATCTCTCCCGTCGGGGCCTGA
- a CDS encoding serine/threonine-protein kinase → MEDRESLDFGRLAVALKFMTREDLEKALRLQEDLRRVGVRRRLGEILLERKILTREQVLLVLRAQGKTILTCRACRKSYNVRHYRAEETYTCKHCGRELSSPTAPVDTRVHDTIHMSTAVFRKDKAAPTPARKTPAGGGRARAGRVPGDLRTLLPGYEILECLGKGGMGTVYKARDTIMNRWVAVKILAPFLAADQEYVNRFFVEARNLQKLSHPNIVAAYDAGIAGDHKFFIMEFVDGLSLERVLHRKGILPEPTALEIALRVADALDYAWQRRIIHRDVKPQNIMITKDRRVKLCDLGLSKDVTSDITLTLTGSVNCSPPYASPEQAQGLKGLDCRTDVYSLGVTLFQMLCGELPFRGPSPGQFLIQHVTESPPNPLSRNPRVSPAAGKLVLRMLQKSPDDRPTPGELARALRKLLNGKA, encoded by the coding sequence ATGGAGGATCGCGAAAGCCTCGACTTCGGCCGCCTCGCGGTCGCCCTCAAGTTCATGACCCGCGAGGATCTCGAGAAGGCCCTGCGCCTCCAGGAAGACCTCCGCCGGGTGGGCGTGCGCCGCCGCCTCGGCGAAATCCTTCTCGAGCGCAAGATCCTCACCCGCGAACAGGTCCTCCTCGTCCTGCGCGCCCAGGGGAAAACCATCCTCACCTGCCGCGCCTGCCGCAAGAGCTACAACGTCCGCCACTACCGCGCCGAGGAAACCTACACGTGCAAACACTGCGGCCGCGAGCTCTCCTCCCCGACCGCCCCCGTCGACACCCGCGTCCACGATACGATCCACATGAGCACCGCCGTCTTCCGCAAGGACAAAGCCGCCCCCACGCCCGCCCGGAAGACCCCCGCCGGCGGCGGCCGCGCGCGCGCCGGCCGCGTGCCGGGCGACCTGCGGACCCTCCTGCCCGGCTACGAAATCCTCGAGTGCCTCGGCAAGGGCGGCATGGGCACCGTCTACAAGGCGCGCGACACGATCATGAACCGCTGGGTGGCCGTCAAGATCCTGGCCCCCTTTCTGGCCGCCGACCAGGAGTACGTCAACCGGTTCTTCGTCGAAGCCCGCAACCTCCAGAAGCTCAGCCACCCCAACATCGTCGCCGCCTACGACGCCGGCATCGCCGGCGACCACAAGTTCTTCATCATGGAGTTCGTCGACGGCCTGTCCCTCGAGCGCGTCCTCCACAGGAAGGGAATCCTTCCCGAGCCGACCGCCCTCGAGATCGCCCTGCGCGTGGCCGACGCCCTCGACTACGCCTGGCAGCGCCGCATCATCCACCGCGACGTGAAACCCCAGAACATCATGATCACGAAGGATCGCCGGGTGAAGCTCTGCGACCTGGGACTCTCCAAGGACGTCACGAGCGACATCACGCTGACCCTCACCGGGTCCGTCAACTGTTCCCCGCCCTACGCCTCCCCGGAGCAGGCTCAGGGCCTCAAGGGCCTCGATTGCCGCACGGACGTCTACTCCCTGGGCGTGACGCTCTTCCAGATGCTCTGCGGAGAGCTCCCCTTCCGCGGGCCCTCCCCGGGACAGTTCCTCATCCAGCACGTCACGGAGTCCCCGCCCAACCCCCTCTCCCGCAACCCGCGCGTGTCTCCGGCCGCGGGCAAACTCGTCCTGCGGATGCTCCAGAAATCCCCCGACGACCGGCCCACCCCCGGCGAGCTCGCCCGGGCGCTGCGAAAGCTCCTCAACGGAAAGGCGTGA